Proteins co-encoded in one Gossypium arboreum isolate Shixiya-1 chromosome 11, ASM2569848v2, whole genome shotgun sequence genomic window:
- the LOC108471292 gene encoding B-box zinc finger protein 18-like has product MRTICDACESAAAIVFCAADEAALCGACDEKVHLCNKLAGRHVRVGLANPSDVPRCDICENAPAFFYCEIDGTSLCLQCDMIVHVGGKRTHGRYLVLRQRVEFPGYKPGNIEDPASQPLDPSETMRGQNHAAKRTVGENQQNDKASPVLRMDANADGHLETGTKMIDLNMKPHRIHGQASNNQEQ; this is encoded by the exons ATGCGAACCATTTGCGACGCTTGTGAAAGTGCTGCTGCTATCGTCTTCTGTGCTGCCGATGAGGCTGCTCTTTGCGGTGCTTGTGATGAAAAG GTCCATTTGTGCAATAAGCTTGCCGGCCGGCATGTCCGGGTGGGTCTGGCAAACCCCAGTGATGTTCCTCGCTgcgatatatgtgaaaatgcaccTG CTTTCTTTTACTGTGAGATAGATGGAACATCCCTTTGTTTACAATGTGATATGATTGTACATGTTGGAGGTAAAAGAACTCATGGAAGATATCTTGTCTTAAGGCAGAGAGTAGAG tttccaGGGTATAAACCTGGTAATATAGAGGATCCAGCTTCACAGCCTTTGGATCCCAGTGAGACCATGAGAGGCCAAAATCATGCAGCTAAACGGACAGTGGGAGAGAACCAACAAAATGACAAGGCCTCTCCTGTTCTAAGGATGGATGCTAATGCTGATGGTCATCTTGAAACGGGTACTAAAATGATAGACTTGAATATGAAGCCGCACCGAATACATGGGCAAGCCTCAAACAATCAG GAACAATAA